One genomic window of Pocillopora verrucosa isolate sample1 chromosome 8, ASM3666991v2, whole genome shotgun sequence includes the following:
- the LOC131777774 gene encoding uncharacterized protein isoform X1, whose protein sequence is MLTVRNSSEAQGIKSSDKEDKVQVGEHTMASSVEEKGAQYTSNGREESSEEQGDLTAVHNVSTSIQKYSHEAMDMLQSEKLRLEEECEILKEFVRKIMVYGGDNYHQIIERGDLTSLQQRVQEILKPSEDTTQRQNISCARFNAQKDTATDQSDSHVSNQPNKWEHLGARPKDRPPESDRCPKPSLLNSKQVVPVAHGVANAVLARHSEDKHLHESLYHNKEEEMLAKNFDSMMNMIDSDKAEPYLCDYQVDAMSDPYYQPYSLESPLPIEVNIRAVGEDGFPLDDKFNSNSVLPPGPSSSYIGANTSQNSYFKSFNPDLGSDFALDTSKPQCLLDGHLISLQRSEQGVEEACAMVGIVQREREEREEFDQEIERRERKIRAERARKEKEREARELDGWPQQQEPVTGQWLCEHYQRHCRVRFPCCNSFYSCHHCHNNSKECDNKKARASHATHLKCSYCHYEQEIGKDSAKCCKCGREMSAYFCAICKHFISIIKDPHHCEKCGICRLYKDNLFHCDVCNVCFHKDYQGNHKCRPDSGHDECGICLEDVFFRGFAIFPCSHKVHHDCAEAMLQWRLDTCLVCRDPYRERLSSRNPFCSIL, encoded by the exons ATGTTAACTGTTCGTAATTCGTCAGAAGCTCAAGGCATTAAAAGTTCCGACAAGGAGGACAAGGTCCAAGTTGGAGAGCACACG ATGGCATCTAGTGTTGAAGAGAAGGGGGCACAATATACAAGTAATGGTAGAGAGGAGTCCTCTGAAGAACAGGGAGACCTAACAGCAGTGCACAATGTAAGCACATCTATTCAAAAATATTCTCATGAAGCTATGGACATGTTGCAGTCAGAGAAACTAAGACTTGAAGAGGAGTGTGAAATATTAAAGGAGTTTGTCAGAAAGATTATGGTATACGGTGGAGATAATTATCATCAAATAATAGAGAGAGGAG ATTTGACGTCACTTCAACAAAGAGTGCAGGAGATCTTAAAACCATCTGAAGACACAACTCAGAGGCAAAATATTTCATGTGCAAGGTTCAATGCTCAAAAGGACACAGCAACAGATCAGTCTGATTCTCATGTAAGCAATCAGCCAAATAAATGGGAGCATTTAGGGGCCAGACCAAAAGACAGACCTCCAGAATCAGACAGATGCCCAAAACCTTCTTTGCTAAACTCTAAACAAGTTGTACCTGTAGCTCATGGAGTGGCCAACGCAGTCTTAGCAAGACACTCTGAAGACAAACATCTTCATGAAAGTCTGTATCATAACAAAGAAGAGGAGATGTTGGCTAAGAATTTTGATAGCATGATGAACATGATTGACTCTGACAAAGCAGAACCATACCTTTGTGACTACCAGGTTGATGCTATGTCAGATCCATATTACCAACCATATTCTTTGGAATCTCCTCTGCCTATTGAAGTAAATATCAGAGCTGTTGGTGAAGATGGCTTCCCTTTAGATGACAAATTCAATAGTAATTCTGTGCTTCCACCTGGACCCTCATCCAGCTATATTGGAGCTAACACGAGCCAAAACAGTTATTTCAAGTCATTTAATCCTGACTTAGGTAGTGACTTTGCACTTGATACAAGTAAGCCTCAATGTCTTCTAGATGGGCATTTGATATCTTTGCAAAGGAGTGAACAGGGTGTGGAGGAAGCATGTGCTATGGTGGGAATAGTacagagagaaagagaagaaagagaagagtttgaccaagaaattgaaagaagagaGCGTAAAATACGAGCAGAAAGGGCACGCaaggagaaagaaagagaagcaaGGGAGCTAGATGGATGGCCTCAACAGCAGGAACCAGTTACTGGACAGTGGCTTTGTGAGCATTACCAACGTCATTGTAGAGTACGTTTCCCTTGCTGTAACAGCTTCTATTCCTGCCACCATTGCCATAACAATTCCAAGGAATGTGACAACAAGAAAGCTAGGGCAAGTCATGCAACTCACCTTAAGTGCAGTTATTGTCACTATGAACAAGAG aTTGGTAAAGACAGTGCCAAGTGTTGTAAGTGTGGAAGAGAGATGTCAGCATACTTCTGTGCTATTTGTAAACACTTCATTAGCATCATCAAGGATCCACACCACTGTGAAAAATGTGGAATTTGCCG GCTCTATAAAgacaatttatttcactgtgaTGTGTGCAATGTCTGTTTCCACAAAGACTATCAAGGAAATCACAAGTGCAGGCCAGACTCTGGCCATGATGAATGCGGTATCTGTTTGGAG GATGTTTTTTTCCGTGGATTTGCGATTTTTCCTTGCTCCCACAAGGTTCATCATGATTGTGCTGAAGCTATGCTACAGTGGAGATT AGACACATGCCTAGTGTGCAGAGACCCATATAGAGAGCGGCTCTCTAGTAGAAATCCATTTTGCTCCATTTTGTGA
- the LOC131777774 gene encoding uncharacterized protein isoform X2: MLTVRNSSEAQGIKSSDKEDKVQVGEHTMASSVEEKGAQYTSNGREESSEEQGDLTAVHNVSTSIQKYSHEAMDMLQSEKLRLEEECEILKEFVRKIMVYGGDNYHQIIERGDLTSLQQRVQEILKPSEDTTQRQNISCARFNAQKDTATDQSDSHVSNQPNKWEHLGARPKDRPPESDRCPKPSLLNSKQVVPVAHGVANAVLARHSEDKHLHESLYHNKEEEMLAKNFDSMMNMIDSDKAEPYLCDYQVDAMSDPYYQPYSLESPLPIEVNIRAVGEDGFPLDDKFNSNSVLPPGPSSSYIGANTSQNSYFKSFNPDLGSDFALDTSKPQCLLDGHLISLQRSEQGVEEACAMVGIVQREREEREEFDQEIERRERKIRAERARKEKEREARELDGWPQQQEPVTGQWLCEHYQRHCRVRFPCCNSFYSCHHCHNNSKECDNKKARASHATHLKCSYCHYEQEIGKDSAKCCKCGREMSAYFCAICKHFISIIKDPHHCEKCGICRLYKDNLFHCDVCNVCFHKDYQGNHKCRPDSGHDECGICLEDVFFRGFAIFPCSHKVHHDCAEAMLQWRLHR, from the exons ATGTTAACTGTTCGTAATTCGTCAGAAGCTCAAGGCATTAAAAGTTCCGACAAGGAGGACAAGGTCCAAGTTGGAGAGCACACG ATGGCATCTAGTGTTGAAGAGAAGGGGGCACAATATACAAGTAATGGTAGAGAGGAGTCCTCTGAAGAACAGGGAGACCTAACAGCAGTGCACAATGTAAGCACATCTATTCAAAAATATTCTCATGAAGCTATGGACATGTTGCAGTCAGAGAAACTAAGACTTGAAGAGGAGTGTGAAATATTAAAGGAGTTTGTCAGAAAGATTATGGTATACGGTGGAGATAATTATCATCAAATAATAGAGAGAGGAG ATTTGACGTCACTTCAACAAAGAGTGCAGGAGATCTTAAAACCATCTGAAGACACAACTCAGAGGCAAAATATTTCATGTGCAAGGTTCAATGCTCAAAAGGACACAGCAACAGATCAGTCTGATTCTCATGTAAGCAATCAGCCAAATAAATGGGAGCATTTAGGGGCCAGACCAAAAGACAGACCTCCAGAATCAGACAGATGCCCAAAACCTTCTTTGCTAAACTCTAAACAAGTTGTACCTGTAGCTCATGGAGTGGCCAACGCAGTCTTAGCAAGACACTCTGAAGACAAACATCTTCATGAAAGTCTGTATCATAACAAAGAAGAGGAGATGTTGGCTAAGAATTTTGATAGCATGATGAACATGATTGACTCTGACAAAGCAGAACCATACCTTTGTGACTACCAGGTTGATGCTATGTCAGATCCATATTACCAACCATATTCTTTGGAATCTCCTCTGCCTATTGAAGTAAATATCAGAGCTGTTGGTGAAGATGGCTTCCCTTTAGATGACAAATTCAATAGTAATTCTGTGCTTCCACCTGGACCCTCATCCAGCTATATTGGAGCTAACACGAGCCAAAACAGTTATTTCAAGTCATTTAATCCTGACTTAGGTAGTGACTTTGCACTTGATACAAGTAAGCCTCAATGTCTTCTAGATGGGCATTTGATATCTTTGCAAAGGAGTGAACAGGGTGTGGAGGAAGCATGTGCTATGGTGGGAATAGTacagagagaaagagaagaaagagaagagtttgaccaagaaattgaaagaagagaGCGTAAAATACGAGCAGAAAGGGCACGCaaggagaaagaaagagaagcaaGGGAGCTAGATGGATGGCCTCAACAGCAGGAACCAGTTACTGGACAGTGGCTTTGTGAGCATTACCAACGTCATTGTAGAGTACGTTTCCCTTGCTGTAACAGCTTCTATTCCTGCCACCATTGCCATAACAATTCCAAGGAATGTGACAACAAGAAAGCTAGGGCAAGTCATGCAACTCACCTTAAGTGCAGTTATTGTCACTATGAACAAGAG aTTGGTAAAGACAGTGCCAAGTGTTGTAAGTGTGGAAGAGAGATGTCAGCATACTTCTGTGCTATTTGTAAACACTTCATTAGCATCATCAAGGATCCACACCACTGTGAAAAATGTGGAATTTGCCG GCTCTATAAAgacaatttatttcactgtgaTGTGTGCAATGTCTGTTTCCACAAAGACTATCAAGGAAATCACAAGTGCAGGCCAGACTCTGGCCATGATGAATGCGGTATCTGTTTGGAG GATGTTTTTTTCCGTGGATTTGCGATTTTTCCTTGCTCCCACAAGGTTCATCATGATTGTGCTGAAGCTATGCTACAGTGGAGATT ACATAGGTGA